The Actinomycetota bacterium genome includes a region encoding these proteins:
- a CDS encoding DUF58 domain-containing protein, giving the protein MPRPTRRFTALVGGALLLFLIGTNIQSGWLFVLSALLLGAAIGGLLLPRWMVRGIEISRSAPLEATQGVATQVRLEVTNASRGVAWLLVVDDDHLARTRLLVGSVAPNERVFLDGQRVPARRGTCTTSSVTVTSTAPFGVGRARATIEVSTTTTVLPAWTELPAPAFVAPAPAHDRTLHSRARRGTGPEYLGIREYRFGDSMRHVHWPSTARTGSVMVREFEQEQRPVLVLVVDTLADRGLQNTPLDRCCSIVASWALAAMRAGVTIRLAAGVAGRLEVLEDADPHRVLRWLADLPRSGGLGLAEVLGALAPRLDAEGGVLVAAPTWRANDAERFPPALRGLAPRAQRLAVALVDADAYEGEPTAPILGAADATRLTESLLVSGVDAFRVLPDDELSDVLPDRYRWGG; this is encoded by the coding sequence ATGCCCCGCCCGACGAGGCGCTTCACCGCGCTCGTGGGAGGGGCCCTGCTGCTGTTCCTGATCGGGACGAACATCCAGTCCGGCTGGCTCTTCGTCCTCTCCGCGCTGTTGCTCGGCGCGGCGATCGGAGGGCTGCTGCTCCCGCGATGGATGGTGCGCGGCATCGAGATCTCACGATCCGCTCCTCTGGAGGCGACACAGGGTGTGGCCACGCAGGTTCGGCTGGAAGTGACGAACGCCTCGCGCGGCGTTGCGTGGCTCCTGGTGGTCGACGACGATCACCTCGCCCGGACGCGATTGCTCGTCGGGTCGGTCGCGCCGAACGAGCGCGTGTTCCTCGACGGGCAGCGGGTCCCTGCTCGCCGGGGAACCTGCACCACCTCCTCGGTCACGGTGACCTCGACCGCGCCCTTCGGGGTCGGGCGGGCTCGGGCCACGATCGAGGTCTCGACCACGACGACCGTGCTGCCCGCGTGGACCGAGCTCCCGGCGCCGGCGTTCGTGGCGCCCGCGCCGGCCCACGATCGAACCCTCCACTCGCGCGCCCGCCGGGGAACGGGTCCCGAGTACCTCGGGATCCGCGAGTACCGGTTCGGGGACAGCATGCGGCACGTCCACTGGCCGTCGACGGCGCGCACCGGGTCGGTCATGGTGCGCGAGTTCGAGCAGGAGCAGCGGCCGGTCCTCGTGCTGGTCGTCGACACGCTCGCCGATCGCGGCCTGCAGAACACACCGCTCGACCGCTGTTGTTCGATCGTGGCTTCGTGGGCCCTCGCGGCGATGCGCGCGGGCGTAACGATTCGGCTCGCGGCGGGTGTCGCCGGCAGGCTCGAGGTTCTCGAGGACGCCGACCCCCACCGCGTGCTGCGCTGGCTCGCCGATCTCCCGCGGTCCGGCGGCCTGGGTCTGGCCGAGGTGCTCGGCGCGCTCGCTCCGCGGCTCGACGCCGAGGGCGGGGTCCTCGTTGCGGCACCGACGTGGCGGGCCAATGACGCCGAACGGTTCCCGCCGGCGCTGCGCGGGCTCGCGCCGCGGGCGCAACGGCTGGCCGTGGCACTCGTGGACGCGGACGCCTACGAGGGCGAGCCGACCGCCCCGATCCTCGGGGCGGCGGACGCGACGCGGCTGACGGAGTCGCTGCTCGTCAGCGGGGTCGACGCCTTCCGCGTGCTGCCGGATGACGAGCTGTCCGACGTGCTCCCGGATCGGTATCGGTGGGGCGGATGA
- a CDS encoding MoxR family ATPase, producing the protein MQSEIALDETTAAFQRLVGNIERVIAGSTPAVRAAAVCLFAEGNLLLEGVPGVGKTMLARAIARSIGGSFSRIQATPDLLPSDLTGISVYDQRHGAFQFVAGPVFANVVLVDEINRTTPRTQSALLEPMEERQVTVEGTSHPLPLPFLLVATENPIEQHGTYPLPEGQLDRFTMTVQVGYPERTQAREIVRRQMHSHPIEELPQILTPGEILAHQEAVRSVHVDDFVIEYVAALVEATRTHAEVALGASPRSMLMLTRAAQANAIGEGRAYVLPDDVKTLAPSVLGHRIVAQAQGQSTAAGRELVRQLLDQVAVPLGTP; encoded by the coding sequence ATGCAGAGCGAGATCGCGCTGGACGAAACCACCGCCGCCTTCCAGCGCCTGGTCGGCAACATCGAGCGTGTGATCGCGGGGAGCACGCCCGCCGTCCGGGCCGCCGCCGTGTGCCTGTTCGCCGAGGGCAACCTGCTGCTGGAGGGCGTTCCCGGCGTGGGCAAGACGATGCTCGCGAGGGCGATCGCCCGATCGATCGGCGGCAGCTTCAGCCGGATCCAGGCCACCCCTGACCTGCTGCCCTCGGATCTCACCGGGATCTCCGTGTACGACCAGCGCCACGGCGCGTTCCAGTTCGTCGCCGGTCCGGTGTTCGCGAACGTCGTCCTCGTCGACGAGATCAACCGCACGACCCCGCGGACCCAGTCCGCGCTGCTGGAACCGATGGAGGAACGACAGGTGACCGTCGAGGGCACCTCGCATCCGCTCCCGTTGCCGTTCCTGCTCGTCGCGACCGAGAACCCGATCGAGCAACACGGCACCTACCCGCTGCCCGAGGGGCAGTTGGACCGGTTCACGATGACGGTGCAGGTCGGCTACCCGGAGCGCACCCAAGCCCGGGAGATCGTGCGGCGGCAGATGCACTCGCATCCGATCGAGGAGCTGCCGCAGATCCTGACCCCCGGCGAGATCCTCGCGCACCAGGAGGCCGTGCGGTCCGTTCACGTGGACGACTTCGTGATCGAGTACGTGGCCGCGCTCGTCGAGGCGACGCGCACGCATGCCGAGGTCGCGCTCGGGGCATCACCGCGATCGATGCTGATGCTCACCCGCGCCGCGCAGGCGAACGCGATCGGCGAGGGCCGGGCCTACGTGCTCCCCGACGACGTGAAGACGCTGGCGCCCTCCGTGCTCGGGCACCGGATCGTCGCCCAGGCCCAGGGACAGTCCACCGCGGCCGGGCGGGAGCTCGTCCGGCAGCTCCTCGACCAGGTTGCCGTTCCGCTCGGGACGCCCTGA
- a CDS encoding ABC transporter ATP-binding protein, producing MTDDVAISIRHVTKRFPNAERDAVGDLSLELRAGEITALIGPSGCGKTTTLKMINRLIEPTAGEIFLEGTDVLTQDPVSLRRGIGYVIQTVGLLPHRTIEQNIATVPGLLGWDKARTSSRVQELTELFELDRDLLSRYPGELSGGQRQRVGVARALAADPGVMLMDEPFAAVDPIVRGRLQDEFLAIQRRLRKTIVFVTHDIDEAIKLADRVALLNVGGVLEQFAPPEEILRTPADAFVEEFLGSERGLKRLALIKVADIRVEDGPVVAPTATAEQARAVIAASPFDWVSVVDGAELLGWVEGSSLDGVATVAEARPRRFSAYVTASDSLRTALDSIVTSRTQVAVVATEGQRYRGILTLERISEEILS from the coding sequence GTGACCGACGACGTCGCGATCTCGATCCGGCACGTCACGAAGCGGTTCCCGAACGCCGAGCGGGATGCGGTCGGTGACCTCTCGCTCGAGCTGCGCGCGGGCGAGATCACGGCGCTGATCGGTCCCTCGGGCTGCGGCAAGACCACCACGCTCAAGATGATCAACCGGCTGATCGAGCCCACGGCCGGCGAGATCTTCCTCGAGGGGACCGACGTCCTGACACAGGACCCGGTCTCGTTGCGGCGGGGCATCGGGTACGTGATCCAAACCGTCGGGCTGCTTCCCCATCGCACGATCGAGCAGAACATCGCCACGGTGCCCGGCCTGCTCGGCTGGGACAAGGCCCGCACGTCCTCCCGGGTCCAGGAACTCACCGAGCTCTTCGAGCTGGATCGGGATCTGCTGTCCCGCTACCCCGGTGAGCTGTCCGGCGGTCAGCGCCAGCGGGTCGGCGTCGCTCGCGCGCTCGCGGCGGACCCGGGGGTGATGCTGATGGACGAGCCGTTCGCCGCGGTCGATCCGATCGTCCGAGGCCGGCTGCAGGACGAGTTCCTCGCGATCCAGCGTCGGCTCCGCAAGACGATCGTGTTCGTGACGCACGACATCGACGAGGCGATCAAGCTGGCGGATCGGGTCGCCCTGTTGAACGTCGGCGGCGTGCTCGAGCAATTCGCGCCCCCCGAGGAGATCCTGCGGACCCCCGCGGATGCGTTCGTCGAGGAGTTCCTCGGGTCGGAGCGAGGATTGAAGCGGCTCGCGCTGATCAAGGTCGCCGACATCAGGGTGGAGGACGGCCCGGTCGTCGCCCCGACGGCGACGGCGGAGCAGGCGCGCGCGGTGATCGCCGCCTCGCCGTTCGATTGGGTCAGCGTCGTGGACGGGGCCGAGCTGCTGGGATGGGTGGAGGGATCCTCACTCGATGGCGTGGCGACGGTCGCGGAGGCGAGGCCCCGACGGTTCAGCGCGTACGTCACCGCGAGCGACTCCCTCCGGACCGCCCTCGATTCGATCGTGACGAGCCGGACGCAGGTGGCCGTCGTGGCGACCGAGGGCCAGCGCTATCGAGGGATCCTCACCCTGGAGCGGATCTCCGAGGAGATCCTCTCGTGA
- a CDS encoding ABC transporter permease: MTVLAWILAQSEEPLIRWDWIVDHLDEIGADAVQHVQLVVASVGLAFLIAFPLAVLAHRHRLTYAPITWVTGILYTIPSLAAIAFLIPITGLSLTTVVLPLAGYNLLILIRNNVAGLDTVPDDVKEAARGMGYRDRQSLWRIEVPLAVPVIVAGVRIATVSTIGLATIGGLIGRGGFGQLIFDGLETDFWTPLLLGSFLTVAFALLADLALLGLQRWVTPWAKAPEQRTAAT, encoded by the coding sequence GTGACCGTCTTGGCGTGGATCCTCGCGCAATCCGAGGAGCCGTTGATCCGGTGGGACTGGATCGTCGACCATCTCGACGAGATCGGGGCGGATGCGGTCCAGCACGTGCAACTGGTCGTCGCGTCGGTGGGCCTGGCGTTCCTGATCGCGTTCCCCTTGGCTGTGCTCGCCCATCGACACCGGCTGACCTACGCACCGATCACGTGGGTCACCGGGATCCTGTACACGATCCCGAGCCTCGCTGCGATCGCCTTCCTGATCCCGATCACAGGCTTGTCGCTGACCACCGTCGTGTTGCCGCTCGCCGGCTACAACCTCCTGATCCTGATCCGCAACAACGTGGCCGGCCTCGACACCGTGCCCGACGACGTGAAGGAGGCCGCACGCGGGATGGGCTATCGCGATCGTCAGTCGCTGTGGAGGATCGAGGTGCCGCTCGCCGTCCCGGTGATCGTGGCGGGTGTGCGGATCGCTACCGTCAGCACGATCGGACTCGCGACGATCGGCGGATTGATCGGGCGCGGCGGGTTCGGCCAGCTGATCTTCGACGGCCTCGAGACCGACTTCTGGACACCGCTGCTGTTGGGCTCGTTCCTCACGGTCGCGTTCGCCCTTCTCGCAGACCTGGCCCTCCTCGGGCTCCAGCGATGGGTCACCCCCTGGGCGAAGGCGCCGGAACAGAGGACGGCGGCCACGTGA
- a CDS encoding DUF3488 and transglutaminase-like domain-containing protein → MSAPQSAPQSAPQGWRAWYRKRTEGTRAAPEDSIAIRSVAAAVVMISVGAVLAQGVVDAFTGVAAIVLPPLGFVFSHIQRHRPNRGTKVVLAVALLAAFGAFLQSVRYAPSVDDARTSLAALFLWVQVLHSFDVPRRRDLGFSIAASVILMAEAGSLSLDASFALFLIPWVLLMGAWLVLTAAPRPDTLDRARVERRPAGHARSTATAAWVRTGAFGVTALVLAAGSAFLLTPRLPGAVVVTPPFRLGGGSAGVAGFEGQVVNPGLPQSTGDQAPSFSESAYPGFGEQVDLRSRGRLSDEVVLKVRAPQAALWRGEAFDLFDGTAWSIANRETTGTVATGDGAQEIPWVDEPIVPTERVVQTFYVQSRQPNVVFGAWRPSEVYFPAGGLRVDGFGSVRAPIFLDAGMIYSVVSRSPQASPALLRSLPGDWPPETLATYTQLPADFSPRVRALAEEITAGAATPYDAVIAVERWLRTNTEYNLDVPVEPEGADPIETFLFERREGYCEHIATSMAVLLRAVGIPTRLVTGFGPGERNTLTGYFEVKASDAHAWVEVLYPGAGWVAYDPTFGVPQVETSLGDRVLLPKALGALGRFLASLVPDPIERTAAAVGRTAAAGVAIAARWWPLTLLVGGLAAAGIVRARRRTARARPRAPSPTPATRAFEELSSAFGVRRRRSSETPAEFLRRTRAQGSPPEVISDAELVVRVFERDRFGERSADDAQIAAALAAAARVKARVAPQEARRAGRTTRR, encoded by the coding sequence ATGAGCGCACCACAGAGCGCACCACAGAGCGCACCACAGGGGTGGCGGGCGTGGTACCGGAAGCGAACGGAGGGAACCCGGGCCGCACCCGAAGACTCGATCGCGATCCGGTCCGTCGCGGCGGCCGTGGTCATGATCTCGGTGGGTGCGGTGCTGGCGCAGGGGGTGGTCGACGCGTTCACGGGCGTCGCGGCGATCGTGCTTCCGCCGCTCGGATTCGTGTTCTCCCACATCCAGCGGCACCGGCCGAACCGCGGTACGAAGGTCGTGCTCGCGGTGGCGCTGCTCGCGGCCTTCGGTGCGTTCCTGCAGAGCGTGCGCTACGCGCCGAGCGTGGACGATGCGCGGACCTCCCTTGCAGCCCTGTTCCTCTGGGTGCAGGTGCTCCACTCCTTCGACGTGCCGCGCCGACGGGACCTCGGGTTCTCGATCGCCGCGAGCGTGATCCTGATGGCCGAGGCGGGTTCGCTCTCGCTCGATGCTTCCTTCGCGCTCTTCCTGATCCCGTGGGTCCTCCTGATGGGGGCGTGGCTCGTGCTGACCGCCGCGCCGCGCCCGGACACGCTCGACCGGGCGCGCGTGGAGCGCCGGCCCGCCGGTCATGCCCGGAGCACGGCGACCGCGGCGTGGGTCCGCACCGGGGCGTTCGGCGTCACCGCGCTCGTCCTGGCTGCCGGGTCGGCCTTCCTGCTCACCCCGCGGCTGCCGGGCGCCGTCGTGGTGACACCGCCCTTCCGTCTGGGTGGAGGTTCCGCCGGCGTCGCCGGCTTCGAGGGTCAGGTCGTGAACCCGGGGCTCCCCCAGTCGACGGGCGACCAAGCACCGAGCTTCTCCGAGAGCGCGTATCCGGGCTTCGGTGAGCAGGTCGATCTGCGGTCGCGGGGCCGGTTGTCCGACGAAGTCGTGCTCAAGGTGCGGGCGCCGCAGGCGGCCCTGTGGCGGGGTGAGGCGTTCGACCTCTTCGACGGCACGGCCTGGTCGATCGCGAACCGGGAGACGACCGGAACGGTGGCCACCGGTGACGGTGCGCAGGAGATCCCGTGGGTGGACGAACCGATCGTACCGACCGAGCGCGTGGTGCAGACCTTCTACGTGCAATCACGCCAGCCGAATGTCGTGTTCGGCGCGTGGCGTCCCTCCGAGGTCTACTTCCCGGCCGGAGGGTTGCGCGTCGACGGGTTCGGATCGGTCCGCGCGCCGATCTTCCTGGACGCAGGGATGATCTACTCGGTGGTCTCACGGTCCCCCCAGGCCTCGCCCGCGTTGCTCCGGTCGCTCCCCGGGGATTGGCCGCCGGAGACCCTGGCCACCTACACGCAGCTTCCTGCGGACTTCTCGCCGCGGGTGCGGGCGCTCGCCGAGGAGATCACCGCGGGGGCCGCGACTCCCTACGACGCCGTGATCGCGGTCGAGCGCTGGCTGCGTACCAACACCGAGTACAACCTGGATGTGCCGGTCGAGCCCGAGGGAGCGGATCCGATCGAGACGTTCCTGTTCGAACGGCGGGAGGGCTATTGCGAGCACATCGCGACGTCCATGGCCGTCCTGCTCCGTGCGGTCGGGATCCCGACACGGCTCGTCACGGGCTTCGGCCCGGGAGAACGCAACACGTTGACGGGGTATTTCGAGGTGAAGGCGTCCGACGCGCACGCCTGGGTCGAGGTGCTGTACCCGGGCGCCGGGTGGGTCGCCTACGACCCGACCTTCGGAGTGCCGCAGGTCGAGACCAGCCTGGGTGACCGAGTCCTGCTGCCGAAAGCACTCGGTGCGCTCGGGCGTTTCCTCGCGTCCCTCGTGCCCGATCCGATCGAGCGCACGGCGGCGGCCGTGGGTCGAACGGCGGCAGCGGGTGTGGCGATCGCCGCCCGCTGGTGGCCGCTGACCCTGCTCGTCGGCGGACTGGCGGCCGCCGGGATCGTGCGCGCGCGACGGAGAACCGCTCGGGCACGTCCCCGGGCGCCGTCTCCGACGCCGGCCACCCGCGCGTTCGAGGAGCTCTCGTCTGCCTTCGGCGTGCGCCGTCGGAGGAGCTCCGAGACGCCGGCGGAGTTCCTGCGGCGCACACGGGCGCAGGGGTCGCCCCCGGAGGTGATCTCGGACGCGGAGCTCGTCGTGAGGGTGTTCGAACGCGATCGGTTCGGCGAACGCTCCGCCGACGATGCGCAGATCGCCGCCGCGCTCGCGGCGGCCGCCCGGGTCAAGGCGCGGGTCGCACCACAGGAGGCTCGTCGCGCGGGTCGTACCACCCGCCGGTAA
- the speB gene encoding agmatinase codes for MGDREFRIDEGEEPFGDDEYTEFTNEELPSYVGSTSFQKRPVCDSDEALAASGAEVAIVGAPLDDGASNRPGARFGPRAIRQATYHSGDLWSIQLETEVFSKVNVVDAGDAPVVASRLNRGLRVIHEKVFRVASTGAIPIVFGGDHSITYPSAAAIARACDPRKVGVVHFDAHADTGHEVWGSLVSHGTPMRRLIEEGWIAGKNFVQVGLRGYWPEAETFAWMQEQEMRWHRMVEIEERGAEAVIADAIAEALDGPDCVYLSIDVDVVDPGMAPGTGTPEPGGMLGRELLRAVRQIVGAVDLVGMDIVEVSPPFDNAEVTAALAHRCALEAISALAKKKA; via the coding sequence GTGGGGGATCGGGAGTTCCGGATCGACGAGGGTGAGGAACCCTTCGGCGACGACGAGTACACCGAGTTCACCAACGAGGAGCTGCCGAGCTACGTCGGGTCCACGTCGTTCCAGAAGCGGCCCGTGTGCGACTCGGACGAGGCGCTGGCGGCCAGCGGTGCGGAGGTCGCGATCGTCGGCGCCCCGCTCGACGACGGCGCCTCGAACCGTCCCGGAGCCCGGTTCGGCCCGCGGGCGATCCGGCAGGCGACCTACCATTCGGGCGATCTCTGGTCGATCCAGCTCGAGACCGAGGTGTTCTCCAAGGTGAACGTCGTCGACGCGGGCGACGCCCCGGTCGTCGCGTCGAGGCTGAACCGTGGGCTGCGCGTGATCCACGAGAAGGTGTTTCGCGTCGCGTCGACCGGCGCGATCCCGATCGTGTTCGGCGGCGATCACTCGATCACCTACCCGAGCGCCGCGGCGATCGCGCGCGCCTGCGATCCGCGCAAGGTCGGGGTCGTGCACTTCGACGCCCACGCCGACACCGGGCACGAGGTGTGGGGCTCGCTCGTATCGCACGGCACCCCGATGCGCCGTTTGATCGAGGAAGGCTGGATCGCGGGCAAGAACTTCGTCCAGGTCGGTCTCCGCGGCTACTGGCCCGAGGCCGAGACGTTCGCCTGGATGCAGGAACAGGAGATGCGGTGGCACCGGATGGTCGAGATCGAGGAACGCGGCGCCGAGGCCGTGATCGCCGATGCGATCGCCGAGGCGCTCGACGGACCGGACTGCGTCTACCTCTCGATCGACGTCGACGTCGTCGACCCCGGTATGGCGCCGGGCACGGGAACCCCCGAGCCCGGGGGGATGCTCGGCCGCGAGCTGTTACGCGCGGTCCGTCAGATCGTCGGCGCCGTCGACCTCGTCGGCATGGACATCGTCGAGGTGTCCCCGCCGTTCGACAACGCCGAGGTCACGGCCGCGCTCGCGCATCGCTGCGCCCTCGAGGCGATCTCCGCCCTCGCGAAGAAGAAGGCCTGA
- a CDS encoding ABC transporter permease has product MNELVEGFGWIADPAHWSGPDGIWTRLGQHVQLSVASLVVAPLIAIPVGLAVGHTRRGRFVAVQIANLGRAIPSLAIVSVMYLVFVSAWPELAFGFAPTFVALTLLAIPPILVNTYVGIQQVDLDAVEAARGMGMRGSQVLWRLETPLAMPLIMTGMRLAAVTVVATATLSALIGGGTLGRYIVDGYAQQDTPKLVAGAILVAALAVLTELVFAVFVRVTTPRTSSRVEPPSAAHPPNEVEPARS; this is encoded by the coding sequence GTGAACGAACTCGTCGAAGGCTTCGGCTGGATCGCGGATCCCGCCCACTGGAGCGGACCCGACGGGATCTGGACCCGCCTGGGGCAGCACGTCCAGCTCTCCGTGGCGTCGCTCGTGGTCGCCCCACTGATCGCGATCCCGGTCGGGCTCGCGGTCGGACACACGCGACGCGGACGGTTCGTCGCGGTGCAGATCGCGAACCTTGGGCGGGCGATCCCGTCACTCGCGATCGTGTCGGTGATGTACCTCGTGTTCGTCAGCGCCTGGCCGGAGCTCGCCTTCGGGTTCGCTCCGACGTTCGTCGCCCTGACGCTGCTGGCGATCCCCCCGATCCTCGTGAACACCTACGTCGGCATCCAGCAGGTGGACCTCGACGCCGTGGAGGCCGCCCGCGGGATGGGCATGAGGGGCTCCCAGGTGCTGTGGCGGTTGGAGACCCCGCTCGCGATGCCGCTGATCATGACCGGGATGCGGCTCGCGGCGGTGACAGTTGTGGCCACCGCGACCTTGTCGGCACTGATCGGGGGCGGCACGCTCGGCCGGTACATCGTGGACGGATACGCACAGCAGGACACCCCCAAGCTGGTCGCGGGGGCGATCCTGGTCGCCGCCCTCGCGGTGCTCACCGAGCTCGTCTTCGCCGTGTTCGTCCGCGTCACGACGCCCAGAACGAGTTCGCGCGTGGAGCCGCCGTCCGCCGCACACCCGCCGAACGAGGTCGAGCCCGCGCGATCCTGA
- a CDS encoding ABC transporter substrate-binding protein: MRKHRMFVLGAALVATALTVAACSDNGSGGDGDTGDGGTADKGEITVGVSGAFTENQLVAEMYGQVLENDGYTVTRELDIESRDVGNTALENGEIDLKPEYTGPDLLTYDPKADASGTPDEVAQRLADVVGQQGLVTYAISPANSSNVFVTTQDVADQYSLTDISSLQPSAGDLTLGAPPDCPTNPFCAPGLKDVYGIEFADIKKLDFGGRKTVAAIDSGEVQVGVLFSLTPIISEKGYVSLEDDEQMLALGNFVPVVRQEVASADLASVLDPVTTSLTDDEMIEMIASVDNDREDVEDVALEYLQGKGLL; encoded by the coding sequence ATGCGGAAGCACCGCATGTTCGTCCTCGGGGCGGCCCTCGTGGCGACGGCGCTGACCGTCGCCGCATGCAGCGACAACGGGTCGGGTGGGGACGGCGACACCGGTGACGGCGGCACCGCCGACAAGGGCGAGATCACCGTCGGCGTCTCAGGCGCCTTCACCGAGAACCAGCTCGTGGCGGAGATGTACGGGCAGGTGCTGGAGAACGACGGCTACACCGTGACGCGCGAGCTCGACATCGAGAGCCGCGACGTCGGCAACACGGCGCTGGAGAACGGCGAGATCGACCTGAAGCCCGAGTACACGGGACCCGATCTGCTCACCTACGACCCGAAGGCGGATGCCAGCGGGACCCCGGACGAGGTCGCGCAGCGTCTGGCCGACGTCGTCGGACAGCAGGGGCTCGTGACCTATGCGATCTCTCCGGCGAACAGCTCGAACGTCTTCGTCACGACGCAGGATGTCGCGGACCAGTACTCGCTGACCGACATCAGCAGTCTGCAACCCTCGGCCGGCGACCTGACCCTGGGCGCTCCCCCCGACTGCCCGACGAACCCGTTCTGCGCCCCCGGGCTGAAGGACGTCTACGGGATCGAGTTCGCCGACATCAAGAAGCTCGACTTCGGCGGACGGAAGACCGTCGCCGCGATCGACAGCGGCGAGGTCCAGGTCGGCGTCCTCTTCTCGCTCACCCCGATCATCAGCGAGAAAGGGTACGTCAGCCTCGAGGACGACGAGCAGATGCTGGCGCTCGGCAACTTCGTGCCGGTGGTCCGGCAGGAGGTCGCTTCGGCGGACCTCGCGAGCGTGCTGGATCCGGTCACGACGTCGCTCACGGACGACGAGATGATCGAGATGATCGCCAGCGTCGACAATGATCGCGAGGACGTCGAAGACGTCGCGCTGGAGTACCTCCAAGGCAAGGGGCTGCTCTAG